Proteins encoded by one window of Streptomyces sp. ALI-76-A:
- a CDS encoding glycoside hydrolase — MEGSSVSRRHRVLQALAPTVPLVLTAALVTAPVALADTPPPGAVTVRIDPSYRQQEFEGWGTSLVWFANATGGYPDPVRRRLVDMLFGEDGLRLNIARYNIGGGNAPDVRTDYMKAGATMEGFWKAPEGTTRQDTDWWDPDNADHWNWDADAGQRWWVDQIKKKVTRWEAFSNSPPWFQTVSGYVSGGFDASEDQIRADRVDDFAAYLVRVTEQLEQAHGIDFDTIAPLNEPNTPYWGTRIGPDGQPTGGRQEGAHAGPELQQKVLLALDRALAGAETDAGISAMDETNPSIFTQNWNAYGGPARAAVDQLNVHTYGTGMRTSARDIAKGADRKLWMSEVEGTWGTGTDFTGMEPGLGIATRMVEDMRELEPSAWVFWQPVEDARPQAAAGKNWGSIHVPFDCTAEDTLETCPVRANSKFHTIRNFTHHIRPGDRFVKADDPSSVAAVRRSGRAATVVHVNSGTSARTVTLDLSLFGEVAPRATVTPVVTSADGALVRGAPVRVTDRSASLVVPAKSVTTFLVDGVGGVAKDASLVQPGHVYRLQGAQSGKSLAPSDDGSGVVIRTTDAESAQQLWSVRRVTPGTGNRERYALTSAGTGGRLAVRDGRAVLEDPDDGRPDAAAQWIMSTTGDGTWTFVNAATGRLLDVTGQSSADGAGVSTYTPTSAANQRWAVADGTVLRTRPVKAFTVPGLPPELPRTVAPVYRDGARGTLPVVWKLPPDREWRHPGTVRVRGRATDPLGREIPATAVVTVDTIASALPGRAKTYTGGVPELPGTVVGVGAHGGRADLPVTWDPAPDGAFDRPGVVTLRGLARVVGGGTVDAAVRVQVTEPAQVNIAPDDDVSLAASFTESGYSVDRLRNGDLSEKAWSTWKPGDTKNPSDTLTFTLPAPRHLDLVVAHFHRDGSAASLPASLKVQVRGADGGAWTDASDEITVGSEGSPVVRVPLEAGPATGVRVVMTARQGGYLTMSEVELYARTPGVSSDAAAASVEVAGEPVTAFDPDTPAYRVVTDAPGRAVVTATARDPYAAVSVSRSDEPRRTVAVVSVTGEDGTRTRTYRLELVRR; from the coding sequence ATGGAAGGGAGTTCCGTGTCCCGCCGACATCGCGTCCTCCAGGCGTTGGCCCCCACCGTCCCCCTGGTGCTCACCGCAGCCCTCGTCACCGCCCCCGTCGCGCTCGCGGACACCCCGCCGCCGGGCGCGGTCACGGTGCGGATCGACCCGTCGTACCGCCAGCAGGAGTTCGAGGGCTGGGGAACGAGCCTCGTCTGGTTCGCCAACGCCACGGGCGGCTATCCCGACCCGGTCCGCAGACGGCTCGTCGACATGCTGTTCGGCGAGGACGGGCTCCGCCTCAACATCGCGCGCTACAACATCGGCGGCGGCAACGCCCCCGATGTCCGCACGGACTACATGAAGGCCGGCGCGACCATGGAGGGCTTCTGGAAGGCCCCCGAGGGAACCACCCGGCAGGACACGGACTGGTGGGATCCGGACAACGCGGATCACTGGAACTGGGACGCCGACGCGGGCCAGCGCTGGTGGGTGGACCAGATCAAGAAGAAGGTCACCCGCTGGGAGGCGTTCAGCAACTCGCCGCCCTGGTTCCAGACCGTCAGCGGATACGTCTCCGGCGGGTTCGACGCGAGCGAGGACCAGATCCGCGCCGACCGCGTCGACGACTTCGCCGCCTATCTGGTGCGCGTGACCGAACAGCTGGAGCAGGCGCACGGCATCGACTTCGACACCATCGCCCCGCTCAACGAGCCCAACACCCCCTACTGGGGCACCCGGATCGGACCGGACGGACAGCCCACGGGCGGTCGCCAGGAGGGCGCGCACGCCGGACCGGAGCTCCAGCAGAAGGTGCTGCTCGCCCTGGACAGGGCGCTCGCCGGGGCGGAGACCGACGCCGGGATCTCGGCGATGGACGAGACCAACCCGAGCATCTTCACGCAGAACTGGAACGCCTACGGCGGCCCCGCGCGAGCCGCCGTCGACCAACTGAACGTGCACACCTACGGCACCGGCATGCGCACCAGCGCGCGTGACATCGCCAAGGGCGCGGACCGGAAACTGTGGATGAGCGAGGTCGAGGGCACCTGGGGCACGGGCACCGACTTCACCGGCATGGAACCGGGGCTCGGGATCGCCACCCGCATGGTCGAGGACATGCGTGAACTGGAGCCGTCCGCCTGGGTGTTCTGGCAGCCGGTCGAGGACGCCCGCCCCCAGGCCGCGGCGGGCAAGAACTGGGGCAGCATCCACGTCCCGTTCGACTGCACCGCCGAGGACACCCTGGAGACCTGCCCGGTCCGGGCCAACTCCAAGTTCCACACCATCCGGAACTTCACCCACCACATCCGCCCCGGCGACCGCTTCGTGAAGGCCGACGACCCGTCCAGCGTCGCCGCGGTGCGGCGGTCCGGCCGTGCCGCGACCGTGGTGCACGTGAACAGCGGCACGTCCGCGCGCACCGTGACCCTCGACCTCTCCCTCTTCGGTGAGGTCGCGCCCCGGGCCACCGTCACCCCCGTGGTGACGAGCGCCGACGGAGCCCTCGTCCGGGGCGCACCGGTCCGGGTGACCGACCGGTCGGCCTCGCTGGTCGTCCCCGCGAAGTCGGTCACCACCTTCCTGGTCGACGGGGTCGGCGGGGTGGCGAAGGACGCCTCCCTGGTTCAGCCGGGCCATGTCTACCGCCTCCAGGGCGCCCAGAGCGGGAAGTCGCTGGCCCCGTCGGACGACGGCAGCGGTGTGGTCATCCGCACGACCGACGCCGAAAGCGCTCAACAGCTCTGGTCCGTACGCAGGGTGACGCCGGGCACCGGCAACCGTGAGCGATACGCCCTCACCAGCGCCGGCACCGGCGGGCGCCTGGCGGTGCGCGACGGCCGAGCCGTCCTGGAGGATCCGGACGACGGCCGGCCCGACGCCGCGGCACAGTGGATCATGTCGACGACCGGCGACGGCACCTGGACGTTCGTCAACGCCGCCACCGGCCGCCTCCTCGACGTCACCGGGCAGTCCTCGGCGGACGGCGCGGGGGTGTCCACGTACACCCCGACCTCGGCGGCGAACCAGCGCTGGGCGGTGGCCGACGGGACGGTGCTGCGCACCCGGCCGGTGAAGGCGTTCACCGTCCCGGGCCTGCCACCGGAGCTTCCGCGGACGGTGGCGCCGGTGTACCGGGACGGCGCCCGAGGCACCCTGCCGGTGGTGTGGAAGCTTCCCCCGGACCGTGAGTGGCGTCATCCCGGAACCGTGCGCGTCAGGGGCCGGGCGACCGATCCGCTCGGGCGGGAGATCCCCGCGACGGCGGTCGTCACCGTCGACACGATCGCCTCGGCCCTCCCCGGCCGCGCCAAGACCTACACGGGCGGCGTGCCCGAGCTGCCGGGCACCGTCGTCGGTGTCGGCGCGCACGGCGGCCGGGCCGACCTCCCGGTGACCTGGGACCCGGCGCCCGACGGGGCGTTCGACCGGCCCGGGGTGGTGACGCTGCGCGGGCTCGCCCGGGTCGTCGGCGGCGGTACGGTCGACGCGGCGGTGCGCGTGCAGGTCACCGAGCCGGCGCAGGTGAACATCGCGCCGGACGACGACGTCTCGCTGGCGGCCTCGTTCACCGAGAGCGGGTACTCCGTGGACCGCCTGCGCAACGGCGACCTGTCCGAGAAGGCCTGGTCCACCTGGAAGCCCGGGGACACCAAGAACCCGTCCGACACCCTCACCTTCACGCTGCCGGCGCCGCGTCACCTGGACCTCGTCGTGGCGCACTTCCACCGGGACGGGAGCGCCGCCTCGCTCCCGGCGAGCCTGAAGGTACAGGTGCGCGGCGCCGACGGCGGCGCGTGGACCGACGCGAGCGACGAGATCACGGTCGGCTCCGAGGGCTCGCCCGTGGTCCGGGTCCCGCTGGAGGCAGGGCCGGCGACCGGGGTGCGGGTGGTCATGACCGCGCGTCAGGGCGGCTATCTCACCATGAGCGAGGTCGAGTTGTACGCCAGGACGCCGGGGGTGTCCTCGGACGCCGCCGCCGCGTCGGTCGAGGTGGCCGGGGAGCCGGTCACCGCGTTCGACCCCGACACGCCCGCCTACCGGGTCGTCACCGACGCGCCGGGCCGCGCCGTCGTCACGGCGACCGCGCGGGACCCGTACGCGGCCGTGTCGGTGTCGCGGTCCGACGAGCCCCGCCGGACCGTGGCCGTCGTCTCCGTGACCGGTGAGGACGGAACCCGGACCCGGACATACCGGCTGGAACTCGTACGACGCTGA
- a CDS encoding family 43 glycosylhydrolase, whose amino-acid sequence MTYTAGPRSRARRWAGRVAGLTAASLLLGLAAPALPAQAAESADVTDGLALWYKLDAASGSTVTDASGNGRDGTVSGTADWSGTGQGLAFNGTDTYVKVPNDIMKGMASITVSTDVLIDAAQSTPYFVYGFGNSSGSNGNGYLFTTGNGLRTSVATGNWSTEQTTRPADGHNLTRGVWKHLTYTQTGTTGVLYEDGVEVGRNTSVTITPGAIGSGTTTANHLGKSVYSGDKLFKGRIRDFRVYDRALAGSEVEQLALPVAAQGVTDDKAALSLGDTGAVTKDLDLPRTGPAGGSAISWKSDNPAVVSETGAVTRPAAGEPDGRATLTATLKKGTVTDTKTFDVMVLAAFDDETAAREAAEALSVHNLDDVRGNLTLPAAGSHGTQVTWSSAAPDVVSAGGEVHRPAHGDGATTVELTATVTKNAATATRGFTARVPELPAEQALKGYMFSYFTGEGTSDGEQLYAALSKGDDPLKWRELNDGKPVLTSTLGEKGLRDPFIIRSPEGDKFYQIATDLRIYGNGDWDASQRTGSKSIMVWESTDLVHWTDQRLVKVSPDSAGNTWAPEAYYDAKLGAYVVFWASKLYDNAAHSGDTYNRMMYATTRDFHTFSEPKVWIDRGYSVIDSTVIQHDGTYFRLSKDERNNTSSTPNSKFIFEEKSDSLLDTSWTPVAEGIGKGAMSAAEGPLVFKSNTEEKWYAFLDEFGGRGYIPFETTDLDSGTWTPSTGYDLPAKPRHGTVLPVTQAEYDRLLRAYQPDQLVESAEDITVTTRTGEAPVLPATVIATYADGVERPAPVDWADVPQSAYAQAGTFTVTGALPEGVTVKAEVTVSAEGPDVPADLLLHYDFDETGGTIARDSSGHGHHGTYVRTPGFGTGVDGGSFKMSGGASSSTTSPYVTIPGGVLKNADSVTVSTHVKWKGGDNFQWLFGLGPDSDRYLFASPSNGGGKLFSAITKATWSGEKQMTAGSPLTPGEWQHVTVTVDSATGTAVLYVDGIEAARATGVTIKPSELHDPAKSYSGYIGKSLYSPDPYFGGEVDDFRIYNRALSAAEVLELSGNTTGIAAAVHPALKTDAIIDDAGSRITLPLAEGSDLTALAPEFTLARGASISPASGTLHDFTEPVTYEVTGSDGAKRTWTVTALVMKSPVLPGLNADPNIVRFGDTFYLYPTTDGFPGWSGTQFKAYSSTDLVHWKDHGVILDLGPDVGWADSRAWAPTMAERNGKYYFYFSADANIGVAVSDSPTGPFTDPLGRPLLKAGQLPGQMIDPAVFTDDDGTSYLYFGNGRAYVVPLNDDMTSIDTSKIKDITPSGYNEGTFVIKRKGTYYFTWSENDTRDENYRVAYATGPSPTGPWTKHGVILEKDLSLGIKGPGHHSVVDVPGTDDWYIAYHRFAIPGGDGTHRETTVDKLEFDADGLIKKVVPTLTSVDPVTVVHAGPDASGTEGGAIPLTGTVSGADGPAWTVENGAPCAFSDPAAVRTTVTCADDGTYTVTLRGGRSSDTLTVTVGNAAPVITSAAGPTAPVSVGRSAAVSAEFTDPGAADTQTCVVDWKDGTAPGTGTVTASGCQATHTYTKAGIHRPEITVTDDDGASDSRTLPELIVFDRAAGPVAGVGIIASPAGAYPAKPTLAGPAGFSFGATYKKGATAPAGNATFDYAAARLKFRSTSLDWLVVTGSEARFQGSGTVNGTGGYAVRVTATDRPDTFRVRIWQKSTGDVVYDNRTGAATAGVITIGK is encoded by the coding sequence ATGACGTACACCGCAGGTCCGCGCAGCCGCGCGAGACGCTGGGCGGGCCGGGTCGCCGGCCTGACCGCCGCGTCGCTGTTGCTGGGTCTCGCCGCGCCCGCCCTCCCCGCCCAGGCGGCGGAAAGCGCGGACGTCACCGACGGCCTGGCCCTCTGGTACAAGCTCGACGCCGCCTCCGGCAGCACGGTCACCGACGCCTCCGGCAACGGCCGGGACGGCACGGTCAGCGGGACCGCCGACTGGTCGGGCACGGGTCAAGGACTCGCCTTCAACGGGACCGACACCTACGTCAAGGTCCCGAACGACATCATGAAGGGCATGGCCTCGATCACCGTCTCGACGGACGTGCTGATCGACGCCGCCCAGAGCACGCCGTACTTCGTCTACGGCTTCGGCAACTCCAGCGGGAGCAACGGGAACGGCTACCTGTTCACCACGGGCAACGGGTTGCGGACCTCCGTCGCCACCGGCAACTGGTCGACGGAACAGACCACCAGGCCCGCCGACGGGCACAACCTGACCCGCGGGGTGTGGAAGCACCTCACCTACACCCAGACCGGCACCACCGGCGTGCTGTACGAGGACGGCGTCGAGGTCGGCCGCAACACGTCGGTCACCATCACCCCCGGCGCCATCGGCTCCGGCACCACCACCGCCAACCACCTCGGCAAGTCCGTGTACTCCGGCGACAAGCTCTTCAAGGGCAGGATCCGCGACTTCCGGGTGTACGACCGGGCGCTCGCCGGCTCCGAGGTCGAGCAGCTCGCCCTCCCCGTCGCCGCCCAGGGGGTGACCGACGACAAGGCCGCCCTCAGCCTCGGCGACACCGGCGCGGTCACCAAGGACCTGGACCTGCCGAGGACCGGCCCGGCCGGCGGCTCCGCGATCAGCTGGAAGAGCGACAATCCTGCCGTGGTGTCGGAGACCGGCGCGGTGACCCGCCCCGCCGCCGGTGAACCGGACGGCCGCGCCACGCTCACGGCGACCCTGAAGAAGGGCACCGTCACCGACACCAAAACCTTCGACGTCATGGTCCTGGCCGCCTTCGACGACGAGACGGCCGCCCGCGAGGCCGCCGAGGCGCTCAGCGTCCACAACCTCGACGACGTCCGCGGCAACCTGACGCTGCCCGCGGCCGGTTCCCACGGCACCCAGGTCACCTGGTCCTCCGCCGCGCCGGACGTCGTCTCGGCCGGCGGCGAGGTCCACCGTCCCGCGCACGGCGACGGCGCCACCACCGTCGAGCTGACCGCGACCGTCACCAAGAACGCGGCGACGGCGACCCGCGGGTTCACCGCCCGGGTCCCCGAACTCCCCGCCGAGCAGGCCCTCAAGGGCTACATGTTCAGCTACTTCACCGGCGAGGGCACCTCGGACGGCGAGCAGCTGTACGCCGCTCTGAGCAAGGGCGACGACCCGTTGAAATGGCGGGAGTTGAACGACGGGAAGCCCGTCCTGACCTCCACCCTCGGTGAGAAGGGACTGCGCGACCCGTTCATCATCCGCTCCCCCGAGGGCGACAAGTTCTACCAGATCGCCACCGACCTCAGGATCTACGGCAACGGCGACTGGGACGCCTCTCAGCGCACCGGCAGCAAGTCCATCATGGTCTGGGAGTCCACCGACCTCGTGCACTGGACCGACCAGCGCCTGGTGAAGGTCTCCCCCGACAGCGCGGGCAACACCTGGGCACCGGAGGCGTACTACGACGCGAAGCTCGGCGCGTACGTGGTCTTCTGGGCGTCGAAGCTGTACGACAACGCGGCGCACTCCGGCGACACGTACAACCGCATGATGTACGCGACCACCCGCGACTTCCACACCTTCAGCGAGCCCAAGGTGTGGATCGACCGCGGCTACTCGGTCATCGACTCCACGGTGATCCAGCACGACGGCACGTACTTCCGCCTGTCGAAGGACGAGCGCAACAACACCTCCTCCACGCCCAACAGCAAGTTCATCTTCGAGGAGAAGAGCGACTCGCTCCTCGACACGTCCTGGACCCCGGTCGCCGAGGGCATCGGCAAGGGCGCCATGAGCGCCGCCGAGGGCCCCCTGGTCTTCAAGTCGAACACCGAGGAGAAGTGGTACGCGTTCCTCGACGAGTTCGGCGGCCGCGGCTACATCCCGTTCGAGACGACGGACCTCGACTCCGGCACCTGGACCCCGTCCACCGGCTACGACCTGCCGGCCAAGCCCCGCCACGGCACGGTGCTGCCGGTCACGCAGGCCGAGTACGACCGGCTGCTGCGCGCCTACCAGCCGGACCAGCTCGTGGAGAGCGCCGAGGACATCACGGTGACGACGCGGACCGGTGAGGCCCCGGTCCTGCCGGCCACCGTCATCGCGACATACGCCGACGGCGTCGAGCGTCCCGCCCCCGTCGACTGGGCGGACGTACCGCAATCCGCGTACGCCCAGGCCGGCACCTTCACCGTGACGGGCGCCCTGCCCGAGGGGGTCACCGTGAAGGCCGAGGTCACGGTCTCCGCCGAAGGCCCCGACGTACCCGCCGACCTGCTCCTGCACTACGACTTCGACGAGACCGGCGGCACCATCGCCCGTGACTCCAGCGGTCACGGCCACCACGGCACGTACGTGCGGACGCCCGGCTTCGGGACCGGTGTGGACGGCGGCTCGTTCAAGATGTCCGGCGGTGCGAGCAGCTCCACCACCTCGCCGTACGTCACCATCCCGGGCGGCGTCCTGAAGAACGCCGACAGCGTCACCGTCTCCACCCACGTCAAGTGGAAGGGCGGGGACAACTTCCAGTGGCTCTTCGGCCTGGGTCCCGACAGCGACAGGTATCTCTTCGCCTCCCCCTCCAACGGCGGCGGCAAGCTCTTCTCCGCGATCACGAAGGCCACCTGGTCGGGCGAGAAGCAGATGACGGCGGGCTCCCCGCTCACCCCCGGTGAGTGGCAGCACGTCACCGTCACCGTGGACAGCGCGACCGGGACCGCGGTCCTCTACGTGGACGGCATCGAGGCGGCCCGGGCCACCGGGGTCACCATCAAGCCGTCCGAGCTCCACGACCCCGCCAAGAGCTACTCCGGCTACATCGGCAAGTCCCTGTACTCCCCGGACCCCTACTTCGGCGGCGAGGTCGACGACTTCCGGATCTACAACCGGGCGCTGTCAGCCGCCGAGGTCCTGGAGCTCAGCGGCAACACCACGGGCATCGCCGCGGCGGTCCACCCCGCGCTGAAGACCGACGCGATCATCGACGACGCGGGCAGCAGGATCACCCTGCCCCTGGCCGAGGGCAGCGATCTCACCGCCCTGGCACCGGAGTTCACTCTCGCCCGCGGCGCGTCCATCAGCCCCGCCTCCGGCACGCTGCACGACTTCACCGAGCCGGTGACGTACGAGGTGACCGGTTCGGACGGCGCCAAGCGCACCTGGACGGTCACGGCACTGGTGATGAAGAGCCCGGTGCTGCCGGGCCTCAACGCCGACCCGAACATCGTCCGGTTCGGTGACACCTTCTACCTCTACCCGACCACCGACGGCTTCCCGGGCTGGAGCGGCACGCAGTTCAAGGCGTACTCCTCCACCGACCTGGTCCACTGGAAGGACCACGGCGTCATCCTCGACCTGGGACCGGACGTCGGCTGGGCCGACAGCAGGGCCTGGGCGCCGACGATGGCCGAGAGGAACGGGAAGTACTACTTCTACTTCAGCGCCGACGCCAACATCGGCGTCGCGGTCTCCGACTCGCCCACCGGCCCGTTCACGGATCCTCTGGGCCGACCGCTGCTCAAGGCGGGCCAGTTGCCCGGCCAGATGATCGACCCGGCGGTCTTCACCGACGACGACGGCACGTCGTACCTCTACTTCGGCAACGGCCGCGCCTACGTCGTCCCGCTGAACGACGACATGACCTCGATCGACACCTCGAAGATCAAGGACATCACCCCGAGCGGCTACAACGAGGGCACCTTCGTCATCAAGCGCAAGGGCACCTACTACTTCACCTGGTCGGAGAACGACACCCGCGACGAGAACTACCGGGTCGCCTACGCCACCGGCCCCTCCCCCACCGGCCCGTGGACCAAGCACGGCGTGATCCTGGAGAAGGACCTCTCGCTCGGCATCAAGGGCCCCGGCCACCACTCCGTGGTGGACGTCCCGGGCACCGACGACTGGTACATCGCCTACCACCGCTTCGCGATCCCCGGCGGCGACGGCACCCACCGCGAAACGACCGTCGACAAGCTGGAGTTCGACGCGGACGGGCTGATCAAGAAGGTCGTCCCGACCCTGACGAGCGTCGACCCGGTCACCGTCGTCCACGCGGGTCCCGACGCGAGCGGCACCGAGGGCGGCGCGATCCCCCTCACCGGGACCGTCTCCGGGGCCGATGGCCCCGCCTGGACGGTGGAGAACGGCGCGCCCTGCGCCTTCTCGGATCCCGCCGCCGTCCGCACCACGGTCACCTGCGCCGACGACGGCACCTACACGGTCACCCTGCGCGGTGGCCGCAGCAGCGACACGCTCACCGTGACCGTCGGCAACGCGGCCCCGGTGATCACCTCGGCCGCGGGTCCCACGGCCCCGGTGTCCGTCGGCAGGAGCGCGGCGGTGAGCGCCGAGTTCACCGACCCGGGCGCCGCCGACACCCAGACCTGCGTGGTCGACTGGAAGGACGGCACGGCTCCCGGCACCGGCACGGTCACCGCCTCCGGCTGCCAGGCCACCCACACCTACACCAAGGCGGGTATCCACCGCCCGGAGATCACCGTCACCGACGACGACGGCGCCTCGGACAGCAGGACGCTTCCCGAGCTGATCGTGTTCGACCGGGCGGCCGGTCCCGTCGCGGGCGTCGGCATCATCGCCTCCCCGGCCGGCGCCTACCCCGCCAAGCCCACCCTGGCCGGGCCGGCGGGCTTCTCCTTCGGCGCCACGTACAAGAAGGGAGCCACGGCCCCCGCCGGCAACGCCACCTTCGACTACGCGGCAGCCAGGCTGAAGTTCCGTTCCACCTCCTTGGACTGGCTGGTGGTCACCGGCTCCGAAGCCCGGTTCCAGGGCTCCGGCACGGTCAACGGCACCGGCGGCTACGCGGTGCGCGTCACCGCCACCGACCGCCCGGACACCTTCCGCGTCAGGATCTGGCAGAAGTCCACCGGTGACGTCGTCTACGACAACCGCACCGGCGCGGCGACGGCGGGCGTCATCACCATCGGCAAGTGA
- a CDS encoding SigE family RNA polymerase sigma factor, whose amino-acid sequence MEQSRAEGFDGFVAARWSALFHLARLLVGGDRHRAEDLLQEALVKLWFAWPRIAEEAPEAYVRKILTRAAARSARRRWWGERPVEQLPDRAEAGDVSASVVERSRLEAALAQLPPRQRAAVVLRYYQDLPERQVAEALGCPVGTARSHASRGVARLRQLLAEVIEPVG is encoded by the coding sequence ATGGAGCAGAGTCGAGCCGAGGGGTTCGACGGGTTCGTGGCGGCCCGCTGGTCGGCGCTGTTCCACCTCGCCCGTCTGCTCGTGGGAGGCGACCGGCACCGGGCCGAGGATCTCCTCCAGGAGGCCCTGGTCAAGCTCTGGTTCGCCTGGCCCCGGATCGCGGAGGAGGCCCCGGAGGCGTACGTACGCAAGATCCTCACGCGGGCGGCGGCGCGCTCGGCGCGACGGCGCTGGTGGGGCGAGCGCCCGGTCGAGCAGTTGCCCGACCGGGCCGAGGCGGGTGATGTGTCCGCCTCCGTGGTGGAACGCTCGCGGCTGGAGGCGGCGCTGGCCCAGTTGCCGCCGCGGCAGCGGGCCGCGGTGGTGCTGCGCTACTACCAGGACCTGCCCGAGCGGCAGGTCGCGGAGGCGCTGGGGTGCCCGGTGGGCACGGCTCGATCCCATGCCTCACGCGGGGTGGCGCGGCTGCGTCAGCTCCTGGCCGAGGTCATCGAGCCGGTGGGGTGA
- a CDS encoding VOC family protein, giving the protein MGTRPRLTLSATVLDAPDARELAAFYRRLLDDWLVREDGPDWVYIAPPDGGAGLSFQTEPHYVRPRWPSTPDAQQMMLHLDIQVDDLPAAVAHAVAAGATLAGFQPQDHVRVLFDPVGHPFCLYVRTPEPGS; this is encoded by the coding sequence ATGGGGACACGACCGCGCCTGACCCTGTCCGCGACCGTCCTGGACGCGCCCGACGCCCGGGAACTGGCGGCGTTCTACCGGCGCCTCCTCGATGACTGGCTGGTACGTGAGGACGGCCCCGACTGGGTGTACATCGCCCCGCCGGACGGCGGAGCCGGGCTGTCGTTCCAGACCGAGCCGCACTACGTCCGGCCGCGGTGGCCGTCCACGCCGGACGCCCAGCAGATGATGCTGCACCTGGACATCCAGGTGGACGACCTCCCCGCGGCCGTGGCCCACGCCGTCGCCGCGGGCGCCACCCTGGCCGGCTTCCAGCCCCAGGACCACGTCCGGGTGCTGTTCGACCCCGTGGGCCACCCGTTCTGTCTGTACGTACGCACCCCGGAGCCGGGCAGCTGA
- a CDS encoding bifunctional glycosyltransferase family 2/GtrA family protein: MNPLPLRTPVPAHHPELVLDVVVPVFNEEAGLEQGVRRLHAHLRDTFPYPFRITVADNASTDDTPRIAARLAAELPQARWLRLAEKGRGRALHAAWSDSRAPVLAYVDVDLSTDLTALLPLVAPLISGHSDIAIGTRLARGSRVVRGPKREVISRCYNVLLRSTLAVGFSDAQCGFKAVRRDVAERLLPLVKDEGWFFDTELLVIAERAGLRIHEVPVDWVDDPDSRVDLLSTALADLRGIARIGRELARGTLPTAALRRGAADPARAGLAGQLLRFGAVGAVSTVGYVLLYAVLRPVTGPQAANALALLVCAVANTAANRRLTFGLRGQAGALRHHAKGFLVFLVGLAVTSGSLAALHQVSPRPARPTEIAVLVAANLAATLLRFLLLRAWVFPARRRDGGAAAA; the protein is encoded by the coding sequence ATGAACCCACTGCCGCTCCGCACGCCGGTGCCGGCGCACCACCCGGAGCTCGTCCTGGACGTCGTCGTCCCGGTGTTCAACGAGGAGGCGGGTCTGGAGCAGGGCGTGCGGCGGCTCCACGCGCACCTGCGCGACACCTTCCCGTACCCGTTCCGGATCACCGTCGCGGACAACGCCAGCACCGACGACACCCCGCGGATCGCGGCCCGGCTGGCCGCCGAGCTGCCGCAGGCGCGCTGGCTGCGGCTGGCCGAGAAGGGACGGGGGCGGGCGCTGCACGCGGCCTGGTCGGACTCGCGGGCGCCGGTCCTCGCCTACGTGGACGTGGACCTGTCGACCGATCTGACGGCGCTCCTCCCGCTGGTCGCCCCGCTGATATCCGGCCACTCCGACATCGCCATCGGCACCCGCCTGGCCCGTGGTTCCCGGGTGGTGCGGGGCCCGAAGAGGGAGGTCATCTCCCGCTGCTACAACGTCCTGCTGCGCTCCACCCTCGCCGTGGGCTTCTCCGACGCGCAGTGCGGCTTCAAAGCGGTGCGGCGTGATGTCGCCGAGCGGCTGCTGCCCCTGGTGAAGGACGAGGGGTGGTTCTTCGACACCGAACTGCTGGTGATCGCCGAGCGGGCCGGGCTGCGCATCCACGAGGTGCCGGTCGACTGGGTGGACGACCCCGACAGCCGGGTCGACCTCCTCTCCACGGCACTGGCCGACCTGCGGGGCATCGCCAGGATCGGCCGGGAACTGGCCCGCGGCACCCTCCCGACGGCCGCGCTGCGCCGCGGCGCCGCCGACCCCGCACGCGCCGGCCTGGCCGGACAACTGCTGCGGTTCGGCGCCGTCGGAGCCGTGAGCACCGTCGGCTATGTGCTCCTCTACGCGGTGTTACGCCCGGTGACCGGACCGCAGGCCGCCAACGCCCTGGCGCTGCTGGTCTGCGCGGTCGCCAACACGGCCGCGAACCGGCGGCTCACCTTCGGGCTGCGCGGCCAGGCCGGTGCGCTGCGCCACCACGCCAAGGGATTCCTGGTCTTCCTGGTCGGCCTGGCGGTGACCAGCGGGTCGCTCGCCGCGCTGCACCAGGTGTCGCCCCGGCCCGCGCGCCCCACCGAGATCGCGGTGCTCGTCGCCGCCAACCTGGCCGCCACCCTGCTGCGGTTCCTGCTCCTGCGGGCCTGGGTGTTCCCCGCCCGGCGCCGCGACGGGGGAGCCGCGGCCGCGTGA